In Archangium lipolyticum, the genomic window CCACGCCCCGCTCCGAAGAGCAGGGCGACAAAGTTCCGCTCGCGGTCCGCGTAGAACGTCAAGTTTCAACCCACGCCCCGCGCCGAAGAGCAGGGCGACCACGATGAGCCGCCGAGTCACCAACGTGGACCCGTTTCAACCCACGCCCCGCGCCGAAGAGCAGGGCGACAAAAGCAGGCGCGGACGGGCAATGCGACGATGCAGTTTCAACCCACGCCCCGCTCCGAAGAGCAGGGCGACCGCAGCCGGTGAGCAGTGCCAGGGGGAAGAGGGTTTCAACCCACGCCCCGCTCCGAAGAGCAGGGCGACGCCGCGTGCGGGCAGCAGTCAGGGGCGCCCGAGGGTTTCAACCCACGCCCCGCTCCGAAGAGCAGGGCGACCTGCTCACCCCGGGCGGCTTCGATGCCGGCTGGATGTTTCAACCCACGCCCCGCTCCGAAGAGCAGGGCGACCTTCGCTGGGTGTTGGTGATGAAGGTCCACGATCCGTTTCAACCCACGCCCCGCTCCGAAGAGCAGGGCGGCCAGGAGGCGTCGAGACATGCCACCACGGCGTTCCAGTTTCAATCCATGCCCCGCTCCGAAGAGCAGGGCGACTCCGGCTCGTCAACCTGGTGCGCTACAGCTCGAAGTTTCAACCCACGCCTCGCTCCGAAGAGCAGGGCGACCAGCTCCTTGCGGGCGTGCCCGTTCCACAGCGCGTTTCAACCCACGCCCCGCTCCGAAGAGCAGGGCGACGTCTTGGGGTAGCTGCCGATGACGCACTCATAGACGTTTCAACCCACGCCCCGCTCCGAAGAGCAGGGCGACCTTCGCCTCGGACTCGTAGTCCAGGGCGTCCGCGTTGCAACCCACGCCCCGCTCCGAAGAGCAGGGCGACTTCGCCCCGCGCATGGAGCCACCATGACCAACCTGTTTCAACCCACGCCCCGCTCCGAAGAGCAGGGCGACCAAGGGACACAGCACGGAATCCAGGTGGGAGACGTTTCAACCCACGCCCCGCTCCGAAGAGCAGGGCGACCTCGTGGGTGGTGATAAGGCGGTGCAGGACGTGAAGTTTCAACCCACGCCCCGCTCCGAAGAGCAGGGCGACCTGACGGGCCGCGGACGCGTCCGCTTGGCTCTTGTTTCAACCCACGCCCCGCTCCGAAGAGCAGGGCGACTTGGTCACCTTCACAAGGCGGCCGGTCCTCTCGTAGTTTCAACCCACGCCCCACTCCGAAGAGCAGGGCGACAAGGCGTTCTCGGTGCCTACGCGGCGGACGGGAAGTTTCAACCCACGCCCCGCTCCGAAGAGCAGGGCGACATCTGCGCCAGCCCCTGCATCTGGCCGAGCTCTCCGTTTCAACCCACGCCCCGCTCCGAAGAGCAGGGCGACTCCGACTGGTCGTAGCTGTAGCGCGCCTCCACGGCGTTTCAACCCACGCCCCGCTCTGAAGAGCAGGGCGACGAGGGGGAGGGTGGCGGGGCGGCAGAAGAGGAGGTTTCAACCCACGCCCCGCTCCGAAGAGCAGGGCGACTGAGTTTCCCCGTCTACTGGCTCGGCTAGTACCAGTTTCAACCCACGCCCCGCTCCGAAGAGCAGGGCGACCGGCGACGGAGTTGTTGCGGTTGGCGAGGGGTTGCAGTTTCAACCCACGCCCCGCTCCGAAGAGCAGGGCGACGTGGGGACTCGCACGCCATCCTCGAGCTGGACATGGTTTCAACCCACGCCCCGCTCCGAAGAGCAGGGCGACCGGCCGTCTCGGACTTCCACAGCAGCCAGGAGAGGTTTCAACCCACGCCTCGCTCCGAAGAGCAGGGCGACCGGCCGTCTCGGACTTCCACAGCAGCCAGGAGAGGTTTCAACCCACGCCTCGCTCCGAAGAGCAGGGCGACTCCATAGCCATGACGAGCTCGTCAGGGTGCTGTTGTTTCAACCCACGCCCCGCTCCGAAGAGCAGGGCGACCGGCTAGGCCGCGCTTGGACGCGAGGAAGATCTCCGGTTTCAACCCACGCCCCGCTCCGAAGAGCAGGGCGACGCGACGCCGGCTGACGTGGACCTGGAGTACAAGGAGTTTCAACCCACGCCCCGCTCCGAAGAGCAGGGCGACCGCGAGTGACGTAACACACGGAACCCACTGAGGAAAGTAGCCGATTTTCGCGAACCTGGCTTCAGGTGACGACCGTGGGCTGGGCGTACTCCCGCAGCGCTTGGCCCAAACGAGTGATTTCGGTGAGTTACACGCTGCGCGAACCTACGGCGCGTAGCGCATCGGCCGGGGTTCGCGCTCCAGTCCGCCCTACACGACCAGAGGTCCGGTGGGGTCCAGGGGACGACGGACTCCGTAGTGCTCGATCCGCTGTGCATCAGCGATCGACACATAATAGAAACGTAGACTGCCACGCTGGGAGTCGTACTCGGACAGCAGCTTGTTCTTGAGGACGACCCAGTTTTTGGCTTCCAGCCGACACTCGAAGACGGAGTACTGCACCCGTACGCCATAGTTCTTGCAGGCCTCCGCGATATGGCGGAGGCGGCGGGCTCCAGTCGAATCCTGGTTGGACACATCGTAGCAGACGATGACGAACATAGATTGCTACCCCATGGAGAAGGGGGGATAGACGTCCAAATCCTTTCGCAAGGTGCGCGCCAGGAGCAGAGCCTGCAGGTGGGGCATGCGGCTCCAGGGGGGCGTTCTGCTGGAGGAACTCGTGACGCAACTCTCCGCGTTTGTTCTCCTGCCAGGAGGTGAGAAATGTCTTTCGGCCA contains:
- the cas2 gene encoding CRISPR-associated endonuclease Cas2, with product MFVIVCYDVSNQDSTGARRLRHIAEACKNYGVRVQYSVFECRLEAKNWVVLKNKLLSEYDSQRGSLRFYYVSIADAQRIEHYGVRRPLDPTGPLVV